From a single Sorghum bicolor cultivar BTx623 chromosome 5, Sorghum_bicolor_NCBIv3, whole genome shotgun sequence genomic region:
- the LOC8086011 gene encoding 3-hydroxyisobutyryl-CoA hydrolase 1 — MASLPAAGGAAGGDSSDQLLVEADGSTRTLILNRPKKLNVLSSAMIKGLLRCFTVYEKDDRIKLLIMKGKGRAFCAGGDITGCVRSIHNGNYLFRIWIGGADFFRHLYLLNYRIATYIKPQVSLLTGIVMGGGAGVSLHGRFRVVTDNTIFAMPETALGLFPDVGASYFLSRLPGFYGEYLGLSGARLDGAEMLACGLATHFVPSNRLLLLEESLKKVNTSNPFVVGSTIDQFAQQPSLKENSSLNRMEIINKCFSKRTVEEIISSLEEVASDLADEWVAATIQYLKKASPTSLKISLRSIREGRTQTVGECLHREYRMVCHVMRGDFSPDFFEGCRAVLVDKDKNPMWMPPRLEQVHDKAVEEYFSRIDDPEWEDLNLPARRSNGRIVESML, encoded by the exons ATGGCTTCTCTGCCAGCCGCCGGCGGTGCTGCAGGTGGCGATTCTTCAGACCAG CTTTTGGTAGAAGCAGATGGCTCAACACGGACACTTATTTTGAATAGGCCAAAGAAGCTTAATGTACTCTCCTCCGCAATG ATTAAGGGACTCCTCAGGTGTTTCACTGTTTATGAGAAAGATGACAGAATTAAATTGTTGATTATGAAG GGTAAAGGAAGAGCATTTTGTGCTGGTGGTGATATTACTGGCTGTGTCCGGTCTATACATAACGGTAACTATCTCTTTAGAAT TTGGATAGGGGGTGCTGATTTCTTCCGACATCTATATTTGTTAAACTACAGAATTGCAACCTATATCAAACCTCAG GTTTCTCTTCTTACTGGAATCGTCATGGGTGGAGGTGCTGGTGTTTCTTTACATGGAAGATTTCGAGTTGTCACTGATAACACG ATTTTTGCAATGCCAGAAACAGCTCTGGGTCTGTTTCCAGATGTAGGCGCCTCATATTTTCTATCTCGGCTCCCTGGGTTCTACG GGGAGTATCTTGGTCTTTCTGGTGCCAGATTGGATGGCGCGGAAATGCTTGCATGTGGTCTGGCGACTCATTTTGTCCCATCAAAT AGGCTGCTATTGCTGGAAGAGTCCCTTAAAAAGGTAAACACCTCGAATCCTTTTGTTGTGGGTAGTACTATCGATCAGTTTGCTCAACAGCCATCACTGAAAGAAAACAGTTCCTTGAATAG GATGGAAATCATCAACAAATGCTTTTCTAAAAGGACAGTTGAGGAAATTATATCCTCTCTT GAGGAAGTGGCCTCAGATTTGGCTGATGAATGGGTTGCTGCGACAATCCAGTATTTGAAAAAGGCTTCTCCTACTAGTTTGAAAATCTCTCTGAGATCG ATAAGAGAAGGGAGAACTCAAACTGTTGGGGAGTGCTTGCATCGGGAATATAGAATGGTTTGCCATGTCATGCGCGGTGACTTCAGCCCAGACTTCTTTGAG GGATGCAGGGCTGTACTagtagataaagataaaaacCCAATG TGGATGCCTCCAAGGTTGGAACAAGTGCATGACAAGGCCGTTGAAGAATATTTCTCAAGAATTGATGATCCAGAGTGGGAAGATTTGAACCTACCTGCCAGACGTTCCAATGGAAGAATTGTTGAGTCTATGCTTTGA
- the LOC8076334 gene encoding zinc finger MYM-type protein 1 — MERFYKRKAQDIDTANNNRNSCLDDLNWEEEIKYDPGLRKQIDAYHPNHREKVRRKYLENGPCQPRTCNFPVSDIGDKPRRFIPEWFDEFGSWLEYSESKDRAYCFCCFLFREKKDAGYESFVVNGWNGYHRKARLKSHVGDVGGLHFNAMKKCDDLLQRKQHIDVAYNQISETAKKAYFTRLNGSIDTARLLLKQGLPFRGHDESLESNNRGNFKEFYDCLAQHDPELRKAVSTNAAANSCLLAPEIQRDIVECFANEIVHSILEELGNDVFCLLVDESRDVSCKEQMAVVLRYVDKCGIVKERFVGVVHVTETTSSHLKSSIDSLLAKFKLSLKQCRGQGYDGASNMRGEFNGLQSLIMRESRTAYYVHCFAHQLQLVIVAVVRKHKGVSNFLSMISILLNVVGGSAKRRDMIRDINHEQVTKALGYGQLETGTGLNQEQCLQRPGDTRWSSHYKTFKSLVNMFPTIVEVLKAVEKDERDWKNRDQASNLLVYFKSFDFAFYLHLMLTTLTATNVLSLALQRKDQDIVNAIGCVKSTRLHLNNLRRDGWDKLLDEVNEFCNKHEIDQMEMEDTYIDPRQPRKKTGITYKHHYEVDCFNDVIDWLVQELDSRFSETSSQLLVCSAAFDPRDQFHAFDVETLMSLAKLYPDDFSSDELRELSHDLCLYIADVREDARFSNINTISELSQKMVEMRKHHRYPLVYRLLKLVLVLPVATATVERCFSGMKIVKTSLSNRMGDQHLSHRLICYLEKEEMKKVSNEAVVRRFMTMEGKGRKYDL, encoded by the coding sequence ATGGAGAGGTTTTATAAACGGAAAGCTCAAGACATAGACACTGCCAACAATAACAGAAATTCATGTCTAGATGATCTCAATTGGGAAGAGGAGATTAAATATGATCCAGGCTTGAGAAAACAAATTGATGCTTACCATCCTAACCATAGAGAAAAGGTCAGAAGAAAATATTTGGAAAATGGACCTTGCCAGCCTCGCACATGTAATTTTCCTGTGTCAGATATTGGAGACAAGCCAAGAAGATTTATCCCAGAATGGTTTGATGAGTTTGGAAGTTGGCTTGAATATAGTGAGTCAAAGGACAGAGCATATTGTTTTTGTTGTTTCTTATTCAGAGAAAAGAAGGATGCAGGATATGAATCATTTGTAGTTAATGGTTGGAATGGTTATCATAGGAAAGCAAGGCTAAAGTCACATGTTGGTGACGTTGGTGGCTTACACTTCAATGCAATGAAGAAGTGCGATGATTTGTTACAAAGAAAGCAACACATAGATGTTGCTTACAATCAGATAAGCGAGACAGctaagaaagcttattttaCTCGGTTGAATGGATCCATTGATACTGCTAGGCTATTGTTGAAGCAAGGATTGCCTTTTCGTGGCCATGATGAGTCACTAGAATCCAACAACAGAGGGAACTTCAAGGAGTTTTATGATTGCTTAGCACAACATGATCCAGAGTTACGCAAAGCGGTGAGTACAAATGCTGCAGCTAATAGTTGTTTGCTAGCTCCTGAAATTCAAAGGGACATTGTTGAATGTTTTGCAAATGAGATTGTACACTCTATCCTTGAAGAACTTGGCAATGATGTGTTTTGCTTGCTAGTTGATGAGTCAAGAGATGTTTCTTGCAAAGAACAGATGGCTGTGGTCTTGAGATATGTGGACAAATGTGGGATCGTGAAAGAGAGGTTTGTTGGTGTTGTGCATGTGACTGAAACAACTTCTTCTCACCTGAAGTCATCTATTGATTCTCTACTTGCAAAGTTTAAACTAAGCTTAAAGCAATGCCGAGGCCAAGGATATGATGGTGCTAGCAATATGCGAGGTGAGTTCAATGGCTTGCAATCATTGATCATGAGAGAAAGTAGGACAGCTTATTATGTGCATTGCTTTGCTCACCAACTTCAATTAGTCATTGTGGCTGTCGTGAGAAAACATAAGGGCGTAAGCAATTTCTTAAGCATGATTTCTATCTTATTAAATGTGGTGGGTGGATCAGCTAAGAGACGAGATATGATTAGAGATATTAATCATGAGCAAGTGACAAAGGCATTAGGTTATGGGCAACTTGAGACCGGGACAGGGTTAAATCAAGAGCAATGCCTTCAAAGACCCGGAGATACTCGTTGGAGTTCTCATTACAaaactttcaaaagtttagTCAACATGTTTCCTACAATAGTTGAAGTGCTAAAAGCTGTTGAAAAGGATGAAAGAGATTGGAAAAATAGAGATCAAGCATCAAATCTTCTAGTATACTTCAAATCATTTGACTTTGCCTTTTATTTGCATCTCATGTTGACTACATTAACTGCCACAAATGTCTTGTCATTAGCATTGCAACGCAAGGATCAAGACATTGTTAATGCCATTGGATGTGTGAAATCAACTAGACTCCATTTGAATAATCTTAGAAGAGATGGGTGGGACAAATTATTAGATGAAGTGAATGAGTTTTGCAACAAGCATGAAATTGACCAAATGGAAATGGAAGATACATATATTGATCCCCGGCAACCTAGAAAAAAAACAGGAATTACATACAAGCATCACTATGAAGTGGATTGCTTTAATGATGTTATTGATTGGCTAGTTCAAGAGCTTGATAGCCGCTTTAGTGAGACAAGCTCtcaattgcttgtttgctcagcTGCTTTCGACCCAAGGGATCAATTTCATGCTTTTGATGTGGAGACTTTGATGAGCTTAGCAAAACTCTATCCTGATGATTTTAGTTCTGATGAGTTGAGGGAGCTTAGCCATGATCTTTGCCTTTACATTGCAGATGTGCGAGAAGATGCTAGATTCTCCAACATCAACACTATCAGTGAGCTCTCTCAAAAAATGGTTGAGATGAGAAAACATCATCGTTATCCATTGGTCTATCGACTTTTGAAGCTTGTACTAGTACTGCCTGTCGCTACTGCAACAGTTGAGAGATGCTTTTCTGGAATGAAGATTGTCAAAACAAGTTTGTCTAATCGCATGGGTGATCAACACTTGAGTCATAGACTTATTTGCTATCTAGAGAAAGAAGAAATGAAGAAAGTAAGTAACGAGGCTGTGGTTCGTCGTTTCATGACCATGGAAGGAAAAGGGCGCAAATACGATCTCTGA
- the LOC8086010 gene encoding ATP-citrate synthase alpha chain protein 2: MARKKIREYDSKRLLREHLKRLAGIDLTILSAQITQSTDFAELVSQQPWLSTMKLVVKPDMLFGKRGKSGLVALNLDFDQVKEFVKERLGVEIEMGGCKAPITTFIVEPFVPHDQEYYLSIVSERLGSTISFSECGGIEIEENWDKVKTIFLPTEKPMTPDSCAPLIATLPLEARGKIGDFIKGVFAVFQDLDFSFLEMNPFTMVNGEPYPLDMRGELDDTAAFKNFKKWGDIEFPLPFGRVLSSTESFIHELDEKTSASLKFTVLNPKGRIWTMVAGGGASVIYADTVGDLGYASELGNYAEYSGAPNEEEVLNYARVVLDCATADPDGRKRALLIGGGIANFTDVAATFNGIIRALREKESKLKASRMHIYVRRGGPNYQSGLAKMRKLGAELGVPIEVYGPEETMTGICKQAIECIMAAA, encoded by the exons ATGGCGCGCAAGAAGATCCGGGAGTACGACTCCAAGCGCCTCCTCAGGGAGCACCTCAAGCGCCTCGCCGGCATCGACCTCACCATCCTCTCCGCCCAG ATCACACAGTCAACGGACTTTGCAGAGCTTGTGAGCCAGCAGCCATGGCTGTCAACCATGAAGCTAGTGGTGAAGCCTGATATGCTGTTCGGGAAGCGTGGGAAGAGCGGCCTCGTCGCTCTCAACTTGGACTTCGATCAAGTCAAGGAGTTTGTCAAGGAGCGGCTTGGAGTTGAG ATTGAGATGGGCGGTTGCAAGGCTCCAATCACGACCTTCATCGTCGAGCCGTTTGTGCCCCATGATCAAGAGTACTACCTTTCAATTGTTTCAGAGAGGCTGGGCAGCACCATCAGCTTCTCAGAGTGTGGTGGGATTGAGATCGAGGAGAACTGGGACAAGGTTAAGACGATTTTTCTGCCTACTGAGAAGCCAATGACACCTGATTCATGTGCTCCGTTGATTGCAACGCTTCCATTGGAG GCACGTGGGAAAATTGGTGACTTCATTAAAGGAGTGTTTGCTGTCTTCCAAG ACTTGGATTTCTCATTTCTTGAGATGAATCCATTCACCATGGTCAACGGGGAGCCATATCCTCTGGACATGAGGGGAGAACTAGATGACACAGCAGCTTTCAAGAACTTCAAGAA GTGGGGAGATATAGAGTTCCCTCTACCTTTTGGAAGAGTACTCAGCTCTACAGAAAGTTTCATCCATGAACTTGATGAGAAG ACAAGTGCCTCTCTGAAGTTCACAGTTTTGAACCCAAAAGGTCGTATCTGGACAATGGTTGCGGGTGGTGGTGCTAGTGTCATATATGCTGATACA GTTGGAGACTTGGGATACGCGTCAGAGCTTGGAAACTATGCAGAGTATAGTGGTGCTCCTAATGAGGAGGAGGTTCTGAATTATGCCAGAGTTGTACTTGAT TGTGCAACTGCTGATCCTGATGGCCGCAAGAGAGCCCTTCTCATTGGAGGTGGCATAGCTAACTTCACTGATGTTGCTGCCACATTCAATGGCATCATCCGGGCCTTAAGAGAGAAG GAATCCAAGTTGAAGGCATCAAGGATGCACATTTATGTTCGCCGAGGTGGTCCAAATTACCAATCTGGACTGGCCAAAATGCGCAAGCTTGGTGCGGAACTCGGTGTTCCAATCGAG GTGTATGGACCAGAAGAGACTATGACTGGAATCTGCAAACAAGCAATTGAATGCATCATGGCTGCAGCGTAA